The Acidimicrobiales bacterium DNA window ACGGGCCGCGGCCGCCTCCGGCGGCGGCCCGGACGAAACCGCCGGCGAATGGGTATCCCTTCGCCGCAATGGCCACCCGCACGGCCCCGGCTGGGGCATCCTGGCGCGCACTGATGGCGCGCGCCCGACGATTTGCCCGACACGTCTACTGGCGCCGCCTGCTCGCCATTTTCCTGACTGCGCTGCTGGCCATCGTGGCGATCCCACCGCTGCGGCGCGCCGTGTCACTGGCGGTGGGCGACGTGATGCTGTTCGTCGCCGCGCCCTTCGCGCCCAAGATCGCCGACTTCAACCAACTGCCCACGTCAACGCGACTCACCGCCGCCGATGGCTCCGTCATCGGCGACATCGGCCCCGGCGGGCTCAAGGACACCAAGCCCGTCGCCCTCAGCACGATCCCGGTGCGCGTGCGCGAGGCGGTCATGGCCGCCGAGGACAAGGACTTCTACCACCACGGTGGTGTCGACCCCGCGGCGATCCTGCGCGCCGGATTCGAAACGCTGCACGGCCACAGCGAGGGCGGCAGCACGATCACCCAGCAGCTCGCCAAGATCAACTACACCGCGGGCGAACACACCGTGTTCCGCAAGATCCGCGAGGTGCTCTACGCCAGCCGCCTCGAGCGCAACTACACCAAGAACCAGCTGCTCGAGCGCTACCTGAACCAGGTGTACTTCGGCGACGGCGCCTACGGCATCGCCGCGGCGTCGCAGAGCTACTTCGGCGTGACCCCCGACAAGCTGTCGGTCGCCCAAGGCGCCGTGCTCGCCGGCAAGATCCGCGCCCCCGAGATCCTCGACCCGCGCACGAACGCCAAGCCGATGCTGGCGCGCCGCAACCAAGTGCTCGGCAACATGAAGAAGCAGGGCTGGCTCGACGCGGCTGCCTACCAAGTCGCCGTCAACGAGCCGATGACCGCCCAGCCCCGCCCCGCGGCGAGCAGCGGCATGGCGCCGCACTTCGTCGCCTACGTCGAGCGCGAAGCCCGCACGCTGAACGCGCTCGGAGGTTCGCCCCAGACCCGCGGCGCGCAGCTCTTCACCGGCGGCTACCGCATCCAGACGACGCTCGATCCCAAGGTGTTCAACGCGACCGTCGCGTCTGTGCAGGCGCACCTCGGTGCCGCCGGCGATCCCACTACGGCGGTGGCCACCGTCAAGCCGGGCGACGGCGCCATCCGCAGCCTCTTCGGCGGCCTCGACTTCGCCACCACGCAGTTCGACATGTCGAGCCGCGGCGGCCGGCAGGCGGGCTCGAGTTTCAAGCCGTTCGTGTACCTCGCGGCGCTGCGGGCCAAGATCGACCCGCGTTCGACCTTCGACGGCACGTCGGGTCAGGTCATCCCGTGCTACGGATCCAAGAAGGTCGACAACTACGCCGACGAGGACGGGAGCGGCAAGATGACCGTCGACGACGCCCTCGTGCACTCGATCAACGTCGTGTTCGTCGACCTCGGTTGTCAGGTCGGGCCCAAGGCCGTGGTCCAGGCGGCGACCGACGACGGCATCCCCAAGAGCGCGACCACGGCGCAGGGCGCGGTCTTCCTTGGCGGCCTCGACGGTGACGGGGTCAACGCCCTCGAGATGGCGAGCGCGTTTGCCACCTTCGCCGCCGACGGCATCTACGCCGCGCCGTACGCGATCACCCGCATCGTCGATCGCAAGGGGCACGTGATCTACCAGCACAAGGCGTCGACCCACCGCGCCTTTAGCGCCGACGAGGTCGGCGTGCTCAACACGCCGCTGCAGGGCGTCGTGAAGCGGGGGACGGGCACGGCGGCGAATATCGGTCGCCCCGTCGCCGGCAAGACCGGCACGACGCAGGACAACGTCGATGCGTGGTTCGACGGCTACACCCCGGATCTCGCCACCAGCGTGTGGACGGGCTACCCGACGCCCAAGCCGATGCGCCACGTGCACGGGCGCGCCGTTACCGGCGGATCGTTCCCCGCCCAGATCTTCAGTGACGTCATGCGCGCCGGCGAGAAGGGTCTCCCCGTGCGGCAACTCCACACGATGTCGCCCGACGCGCTC harbors:
- a CDS encoding transglycosylase domain-containing protein, with product GPRPPPAAARTKPPANGYPFAAMATRTAPAGASWRALMARARRFARHVYWRRLLAIFLTALLAIVAIPPLRRAVSLAVGDVMLFVAAPFAPKIADFNQLPTSTRLTAADGSVIGDIGPGGLKDTKPVALSTIPVRVREAVMAAEDKDFYHHGGVDPAAILRAGFETLHGHSEGGSTITQQLAKINYTAGEHTVFRKIREVLYASRLERNYTKNQLLERYLNQVYFGDGAYGIAAASQSYFGVTPDKLSVAQGAVLAGKIRAPEILDPRTNAKPMLARRNQVLGNMKKQGWLDAAAYQVAVNEPMTAQPRPAASSGMAPHFVAYVEREARTLNALGGSPQTRGAQLFTGGYRIQTTLDPKVFNATVASVQAHLGAAGDPTTAVATVKPGDGAIRSLFGGLDFATTQFDMSSRGGRQAGSSFKPFVYLAALRAKIDPRSTFDGTSGQVIPCYGSKKVDNYADEDGSGKMTVDDALVHSINVVFVDLGCQVGPKAVVQAATDDGIPKSATTAQGAVFLGGLDGDGVNALEMASAFATFAADGIYAAPYAITRIVDRKGHVIYQHKASTHRAFSADEVGVLNTPLQGVVKRGTGTAANIGRPVAGKTGTTQDNVDAWFDGYTPDLATSVWTGYPTPKPMRHVHGRAVTGGSFPAQIFSDVMRAGEKGLPVRQLHTMSPDALGLHTAASSDTQPDGATTPTSSDAATTSTSLTEESTTTTERTRPRDTTTSSPPSTTTTDPNAKKNSQATTTTPGP